From the Clostridium putrefaciens genome, one window contains:
- a CDS encoding ABC transporter substrate-binding protein: MKKIISILLTAMMVVGISGCTNKDTVTTPKDGTKVEDSNKKSAHYPVTIKTYNYAKEPVELTFEKAPEKVVAVYQNSIETLLALGLKDKIIATSGLDHEVKDEYKDDFDKLKYYEKLPSKEEVIALQPDFILSWYSLFDEKRFGDVNFWHERNINTYMSQNSGVIKPNTLQNEYDDILNMGKVFDVEDKANDIVNEMKKEIQKSKDFVKGKETVKSVILEVQKNGVYRIYGEDSIGGDIAKEVGADLVAKSNGKIGNEDLVKLNPDVIFTVYYGKEIERDAAVNSILDNPALSSVSAIKSKRVNPIMLSEVYSSGIRTLDGIKTISKGLYPELYENK; the protein is encoded by the coding sequence AAGTATTTTATTAACAGCAATGATGGTAGTTGGAATAAGTGGATGCACAAATAAGGATACAGTAACTACACCTAAAGACGGAACTAAGGTAGAAGATAGTAATAAAAAGTCAGCACATTATCCTGTAACAATTAAAACTTATAATTATGCTAAAGAACCTGTGGAGTTAACCTTTGAAAAAGCTCCGGAAAAGGTTGTTGCAGTATATCAAAACTCAATAGAAACTTTGCTAGCACTAGGGCTTAAAGACAAGATTATTGCAACGTCAGGTTTAGATCATGAAGTTAAAGATGAATATAAAGATGACTTTGATAAATTAAAGTATTATGAAAAGCTACCAAGTAAAGAAGAAGTTATTGCATTACAACCTGATTTTATATTAAGCTGGTATTCCTTATTTGATGAAAAAAGATTTGGTGACGTTAACTTTTGGCATGAAAGAAATATAAATACATACATGTCCCAAAATAGCGGAGTGATTAAACCAAATACTTTACAAAATGAATATGATGATATTTTAAATATGGGTAAAGTTTTCGATGTAGAAGATAAGGCAAATGATATAGTTAATGAAATGAAAAAGGAAATTCAAAAATCAAAAGACTTTGTTAAAGGTAAAGAAACTGTTAAATCAGTAATTTTAGAAGTTCAAAAAAATGGAGTATACAGAATTTATGGAGAAGATAGTATAGGCGGAGATATTGCAAAAGAAGTAGGGGCAGATCTTGTAGCAAAATCCAATGGTAAGATAGGTAATGAGGATTTAGTAAAGCTTAATCCAGATGTTATTTTCACAGTATATTATGGAAAAGAAATTGAAAGGGATGCTGCTGTAAATTCTATTCTAGATAACCCTGCTCTTTCAAGTGTTTCAGCTATAAAGTCAAAACGAGTTAATCCTATAATGTTAAGTGAGGTTTATTCTAGTGGAATTAGAACCTTAGATGGTATAAAAACAATTTCTAAGGGATTATACCCTGAGTTATACGAGAATAAATAA